The Plasmodium sp. gorilla clade G2 genome assembly, chromosome: 5 DNA segment TATATGCATCAAAAAAAGGACTATTAAAAGGAAGAGAAATATTTTAAGAAATTTATGAGATGTCTTATATTTTGAAACAGcattataaagaaataaagaaaGGAAGGAAGCAACAATAACGGTTATTTGGAATTTTTCACTCTTTGGGGGGATATATCTGTTAAGGAGCATATCATAAATTTTGGTTccctaaaaaataaaataaatgatattaaaaaaaaaaatatatatatgtatatatgtctatatgtatatatatatatatatatatattatatatgtatatattgtgACTGACCAGTTTtatcttatttatttcaCATATATTCGTTTGATCATTATAGTAACATATATTCCTGGAGAAGtcacatatatttttgcTGCCATTAAATTTAGAACATATTTTAgaatctatatttttatatatccaaGGAGTGTTTTGTAATAGAAACGTAGAAAGGTATAGAAGATGTAGAGATATAAAATCTATAGATTTTATTATAGATagaatatatgatataattaatattattcctATAGgcaaatgaaaattatttatagacCAGAAGAATGAAATACATCCATCTAATACAAAACGTCCAGAATTAATTTCTTGTAATACTAGAGGTGTAGATAATATAAGatatgttataaataatggtaatataataacaaatgttttatatttaataaataaaaaaagagatGAATTTAATGTtgatatagaatatataatacaatgtaatataaatgtagtaacatcaaaattataaaatttatttaattttttatatatccatggaagcatatataaattaccatattttaaatattctatattttcaaataCACTAGccatatgtataatatcattatatgatatacCTATACTaactaaataataaaagaaattattacaattctgtttatttaataattcatctaataattttttatcttcataatatatagaataattacataatgtatataaatctGTATATccttcatattttatatgataactttttaatattttcaataattttaatCGTTGTCTTTCTTTTGCATCTTTAATAtctatacatttattattttttcttaaattatgtttttcttttttattttctttctttatatgaaataattcGGAATTTTCATATGCtctcaaaaataaaaaataacgaacttttttcatatcattcttattttcttttataaaatttattatattattataactatttttatatgttttaatacGATTATTTTTGAAGTTACTCATTTTTCTATCCTTAGATGTATaccttttttcatatttatattcatccaTATTTGgaatcttattattatttttataaatcctAAAGCaataatcatcatcatatctattctttatattcataatattcttataatgattatcattatcaataattatattatttttattaaatgaattattaaaccatgaatcattttttcttttggttttttttctatctccaattttattttctttttctttcacCTCATTATTCAAATCATTCTGTTGGATTGCATCATAAAATTTGTTACTTTTTTCAAAGGAATCTCTATATTTATGACTTCTATAAAAATTATCTATCGACGTATTTCTTACCATTATGTAATTCTTTCAAGGGACACATAAAATGAGGCTTAAAtgaaggagaaaaaaaaaaataaaataaaaaaataaaataaaaaaataaaaccgatattatatatatatatatatatatatatatgagtataattttttttttttttatgaatatattttaataatatagaagatAAGAAAAAGGAGTCGCgaaatttacaaaaaaaattaaaaatatttacgtATGAAGGTCATTATCATGTGTGTGATAAAAAATGatgcatataattatttatgaaaaaaaaaaaaaaaaaaaaaaaaaaaaaaattaacatacCCATAAAAAggatacacatatatatatatataatatatttatgtattaataaattataggacatatattattatgatttattattatttttatttctttacatttatatatatatatatatatattaagtaaataaaattatatgtctACAATTTTATCCTTTATATAGGCTCTCCttatacacataaatatgacatataaaaggaaaaaaaaaaaaaaaaaaaaaaaaaaaatatagcaACAATAATAGTTGTAACTACTCATTAAGCACAATTTGAGTGTATacggaaaaaaaatatatataaataaataaatatatatatatatatatatatatatatatatatatatatatatatatattatatatatatataatattttttatagtgTACCTATGTGTAAAAATATTgtagaatatttaaaagtGTAAGTAAATCAAAAAATTAACGCTCtatattacaattattatatgtggAAGTatcattaattataaaaaaaaaatatatatttatattattttaaataatatatatatatataaagcatatgttgttaaataaaaaaaaaggtatttaaatatgtgtaattttttaatatctcgACAATCCAagttgatatatatatatataaatacttatatatttttattatttgtttttttaaatgtttagTTATATATTCCCttgattattttataaatgtatattgtttatgttattttatgACGCGATATTACACAATATGAGATAATACAGATTAAggaatataaaatgtttttttttttttttttttttttttttttttctttaattaatattacatattaatatgtattattatcttcagcc contains these protein-coding regions:
- a CDS encoding amino acid transporter, putative; translated protein: MVRNTSIDNFYRSHKYRDSFEKSNKFYDAIQQNDLNNEVKEKENKIGDRKKTKRKNDSWFNNSFNKNNIIIDNDNHYKNIMNIKNRYDDDYCFRIYKNNNKIPNMDEYKYEKRYTSKDRKMSNFKNNRIKTYKNSYNNIINFIKENKNDMKKVRYFLFLRAYENSELFHIKKENKKEKHNLRKNNKCIDIKDAKERQRLKLLKILKSYHIKYEGYTDLYTLCNYSIYYEDKKLLDELLNKQNCNNFFYYLVSIGISYNDIIHMASVFENIEYLKYGNLYMLPWIYKKLNKFYNFDVTTFILHCIIYSISTLNSSLFLFIKYKTFVIILPLFITYLILSTPLVLQEINSGRFVLDGCISFFWSINNFHLPIGIILIISYILSIIKSIDFISLHLLYLSTFLLQNTPWIYKNIDSKICSKFNGSKNICDFSRNICYYNDQTNICEINKIKLGTKIYDMLLNRYIPPKSEKFQITVIVASFLSLFLYNAVSKYKTSHKFLKIFLFLLIVLFLMHILAVRDFTLFQFLLADFNFHKIGNIILNYEVWILCMLHCIVNLSIHSGLYFYTSKGLRLGINVVKSTYIITTSCFLVDMLIFVSFSNIIGKYIKDINRNYSFLLKLIKKNIFYILIPVGNNIYNKFTLFLGIYVGIIFLTFLLLSASKRIDILFLSINDMYPLNSKKHIAIAWILIFFIYMNYRFLDNELRYMLSQYVYQLITLLILFYINFNFFWLSGIKETVNKLGLQPLICKFVFTFISEFSLIYLEIVCNVKYRIFFFFLRQFINILIIPVFSILICTYISNIRKKKKAKVGKGIKYILQNSYSLAIEYTSKNKNIQLEYIQKMKYTKWFNIYIIFFFKYIGLDIILMCIMYVGNKLCSQNEIYFKKRNINILLSHYFLFIIFLLYVYIAYINIPLLHIIKKKLFFKANNFNVLDYPLSFEKINHQKKNSLFSEFINM